The Entelurus aequoreus isolate RoL-2023_Sb linkage group LG23, RoL_Eaeq_v1.1, whole genome shotgun sequence genome has a window encoding:
- the ttc32 gene encoding tetratricopeptide repeat protein 32, which yields MAEEHLKIFRAANVEFEKQNFKRAEELYNIFIPSCAQSRERDAAYLATAYNNRGQMKYFRVDFNDAVEDYTAAIQADGQFEVPFYNRGLIHYRLGFFDNAIRDFQQALKLKEDFEDAKVGLQRTLLDQRDKINRGY from the exons ATGGCGGAGGAGCATTTAAAAATATTCCGAGCTGCCAACGTTGAATTCGAAAAACAGAACTTCAAACGGGCAGAGGAGCTTTACAACATATTTATCCCATCCTGCGCACAGtccag GGAACGTGACGCCGCTTATTTGGCGACTGCTTACAACAACCGCGGACAAATGAAGTATTTTAGAGTGGACTTTAACGATGCTGTGGAGGATTACACCGCAGCAATACAGGCTGACGGACAGTTTGAAGTGCCCTTCTACAACAGAGGACTAATACACTATAGATTAG GTTTCTTTGACAACGCCATTCGGGACTTCCAACAAGCTTTAAAGCTCAAAGAAGATTTCGAGGATGCCAAAGTCGGCCTTCAACGCACGCTCCTGGACCAACGGGACAAAATAAACCGAGGATATTGA
- the LOC133640366 gene encoding zona pellucida sperm-binding protein 2-like: MRSLGNILIWSLLAAVFQTDAWPNLKVNSESRKGLKSECLDNVMRLTLDEALAVGNQLEVEAINGTRHIVLTPPLASQCGYSMESDPWGNTRIYTSLMGCYVNNKEDTTFNVGLRLQMYSQSVSNVVSHDVMQTCHYTRWAAREILCERNYMEVSHYMVAPVQSPKGDEYATNAASDVEHGIWKMTFYTPEPVVMMTGEAQQAGYSAMATPNRLVVRSPYNTAETYSEDVAGVPMEILKVSTYHKTPQGLTVQNMAAACPIGGVLFTDDTISWHVPRRVTPLLDGSFKILEMHMGINGQRLDRPQMAARGYTLSATDFHIVVELPVGCPLGYNKSHAPDYQYHITFSVEPMLEVLWRTDKTQEDTRYKILFPITTPLMPRPPQAVDYTNAEERLFNVNVGTFLDDVELKNITFSMNTLTLEECEARGFVVQEHSHPGGTKSFTLQVPFDVPEVMKHNPEPLVTTYTLSLVFGFMVHPEQMLFAHPVKLHASLQDVVLPTITGSCDQNLFHVQVKYGNQGKNFNTVVGYQTITPELVPAFNLQENETHLTLMVPFDDKVTAFEYVTSDAIRVRLDMLLWEPNNNWVLGDLYLCCNFPLKTTECHPNGTMTALAVKVESVPNLIPNWLTLKDKACKPVFSNDRFAYFSFGVNSCGTTRSFFDNYMLYQNEIGLYYNNKGASYTSPVDPEYRQSISCYYAVNETQTVGFGYKSRSTYPAAEVGLGLLAVQMRLAQDSSYELFYQAEDYPVVKYLREPVYFEVELMRTDDPYLELVLENCWATAHPDRTSLPSWAIIENTCGNHDDSYVALFHAVMPDQRVTVPSHIKRFSVKMFTFTKDNEVLKNEIYVHCDAVICDTNGQADGTCRGQCKHPNPRNSAFQGLKRAQRSTDSNQRRQISSGPIMFRHQ; this comes from the exons ATGAGGAGTCTTGGGAACAT TTTGATATGGAGCCTGCTGGCCGCAGTGTTTCAGACTGACGCTTGGCCTAATTTGAAAGTCAATTCAGAGTCAC GCAAAGGATTGAAGTCTGAGTGCTTGGATAACGTGATGAGACTAACACTGGATGAGGCCCTTGCTGTGGGCAACCAGCTTGAAGTAGAGGCCATCA ATGGCACACGGCACATTGTGCTAACACCCCCCTTGGCTTCTCAATGTGGATACAGCATGGAGTCTGACCCTTGGGGTAACACCAGAATCTACACCTCGCTGATGGGCTGCTATGTGAACAACAAA GAGGACACCACCTTTAATGTTGGCCTCAGACTTCAAATGTACAGCCAGAGCGTGTCTAACGTGGTCTCCCATGATGTGATGCAAACATGCCACTACACCCGCTGGGCTGCCAGAGAGATTCTTTGTGAGAGGAACTACATGGAA GTGTCCCATTACATGGTCGCACCTGTTCAATCTCCCAAGGGTGACGAGTACGCCACCAACGCT GCCTCTGATGTGGAGCACGGAATCTGGAAGATGACCTTCTACACCCCAGAGCCGGTGGTCATGATGACCGGCGAGGCCCAACAAGCGGGATACAGCGCCATGGCCACTCCTAACCGCCTGGTTGTGCGAAGCCCATACAACACAGCAGAAACCTACTCTGAGGAT GTGGCTGGAGTCCCCATGGAAATTCTGAAGGTCAGCACCTACCACAAGACCCCTCAAGGTTTAACTGTACAAAACATGGCAGCGGCTTGTCCTATTG GCGGTGTCCTTTTCACCGATGACACCATCTCTTGGCACGTTCCTCGCCGTGTGACTCCCCTTCTGGACGGCAGCTTTAAAATCCTGGAAATGCACATGGGCATCAATGGGCAGCGACTGGACCGACCTCAAATGGCCGCTCGGGGCTACACTCTGTCTGCTACAGACTTTCACATTGTCGTGGAGCTCCCTGTTGGTTGTCCTCTTGGCTACAACAAG AGCCATGCCCCAGATTACCAATACCACATTACCTTCTCTGTGGAACCCATGCTTGAGGTCCTGTGGCGGACAGATAAGACCCAAGAAGACACCAGATACAAGATTTTGTTCCCCATCACCACCCCTCTGATGCCCAGGCCTCCCCAAGCTGTTGACT ATACCAATGCTGAGGAGAGGTTGTTTAATGTCAATGTGGGGACCTTCCTTGATGATGTGGAGCTGAAGAACATCACTTTCTCCATGAACACCCTCACTCTTGAAGAGTGTGAAGCTAGAGGCTTTGTTGTGCAAGAGCACAGCCATCCTGGTGGTACAAAGAGCTTTACTCTGCAAGTCCCCTTCGACGTCCCTGAAGTCATGAAACAC AATCCTGAGCCCCTGGTTACAACCTACACCCTGTCTCTGGTCTTTGGCTTTATGGTTCACCCTGAACAGATGCTATTTGCTCACCCTGTCAAGCTACATGCCTCTCTGCAGGATGTTG TTCTCCCCACAATTACAGGCTCTTGTGATCAGAACCTATTCCATGTCCAAGTCAAATATGGAAATCAAGGCAAGAACTTCAACACTGTTGTCGGCTATCAGACCATCACCCCCGAGCTGGTCCCGGCTTTCAACTTGCAAGAGAATGAGACCCACCTCACCCTCATGGTGCCCTTCGATGACAAAGTGACTGCATTCGAG TACGTAACATCCGACGCAATCAGGGTCAGACTTGACATGCTGCTTTGGGAGCCAAACAACAACTGGGTGCTTGGTGATCTTTATCTGTGCTGCAACTTCCCTTTGAAGACAACTG AGTGCCACCCCAATGGAACTATGACTGCACTGGCTGTCAAGGTGGAATCTGTTCCCAACCTCATTCCCAACTGGCTGACTCTAAAGGACAAAGCCTGCAAGCCAGTCTTCAGCAATGACCGCTTTGCTTACTTCTCTTTCGGTGTCAATTCCTGTGGAACCACAAGATCG TTCTTTGACAACTACATGCTGTACCAAAACGAGATTGGACTCTATTACAACAACAAAGGCGCCTCCTACACATCACCTGTAGATCCTGAGTATAG ACAATCCATCTCCTGCTACTATGCTGTCAACGAGACTCAGACTGTTGGCTTTGGCTACAAATCTCGCAGCACTTACCCTGCAGCTGAGGTTGGCTTGGGACTCCTTGCTGTGCAAATGAGGCTTGCTCAGG ATTCATCCTATGAGCTCTTCTACCAAGCTGAAGACTACCCAGTAGTGAAGTACCTGAGAGAGCCCGTGTACTTTGAGGTGGAGCTGATGCGTACTGATGATCCTTACTTGGAGCTTGTCTTGGAGAACTGCTGGGCCACCGCTCATCCAGACAGAACATCTCTGCCCAGCTGGGCTATTATTGAGAACAC CTGTGGTAACCATGACGACAGCTATGTAGCACTCTTCCACGCCGTGATGCCTGACCAGAGAGTCACCGTCCCATCCCACATCAAACGCTTCTCTGTCAAGATGTTCACCTTTACCAAAGACAACGAGGTTCTTAAAAATGAG ATCTACGTCCACTGCGATGCAGTGATCTGTGACACAAACGGCCAAGCTGACGGTACCTGCAGAGGTCAGTGTAAACATCCCAACCCCCGTAACTCTGCCTTCCAAGGACTGAAAAGGG CCCAAAGAAGCACCGATTCAAACCAGCGTAGACAAATCTCATCTGGACCAATTATGTTTCGCCACCAGTAA